The genomic region ACTTCGAGCTTGTCCTGGCCGATCTCGCTCTGCAGTGCTGCGCGCACGGTGCGGCTCCTTCTGTGGATGAGGGGGTGTCCGGCGGATCAGGGTCGGATTGCCCGGGTCGTCTGGTGCCGTGCATTGCAAGGCGGAGGAGGGAGTCCATGCGGAGCATCGACGACCGACGACAACGCGGCAAGGTGCGGTGCCAGGCGGCCCGGGCCCGGCCGTGATCCGCCGGACACCCCCTACGCGTGTTCGACGACGGTGTCGGCGAGGACCGGCGCGTCGTCCCGTTCGACGGCGGTCACCGACACCAGGACGCGGCCGGGCTCCTGCCACATCCGGATGCGCAGCGTCTCGCCGGGGAAGACGATCCCGGCGAAGCGCGTGCGGTAGGCGCGGACCCGGGACACGTCCCCGCCGAGGGCCGTGTCGACGACGGCCTTGAGGGTCATCCCGTACGAGCACAGGCCGTGCAGGATCGGCTTGTCGAAGCCGGCCGTCTTGGCGAACTCGGGGTCGGCGTGCAGGGGGTTCCAGTCGCCGGAGAGGCGGTAGAGGAGCGCCTGCTCCTCGCGGATGGTTCTGTCCTCGACCCGGTCCGGCGCCCGGCCGGGCAGCTCCTCGCGGGCGGAGGGCCCGCGCTCGCCGCCGAATCCGCCCTCTCCGCGTACGAAGATCTGCGCGTCGCTGGTCCACAGCGGCCCGTCGGCGTCCGCGACCTCGGAGCGCAGCACGATCACGGCCGCCTTGCCCTTGTCGTAGACGGCGGCGACCTTGGAGCTGGAGGTGGCCCGGCCCTTGACGGGGATGGGCCGGTGCAGCTCGATGGAGTGGCCGCCGTGCAGGACCGCGGCGAGGTTGACGTCGATCCCGGGTGCGGCGAGGCCGCCCAGCATGGCCATGCCGGCGCCGGCGACGGTCGCGAAGCTGGGCAGGACGTGGAGCTTGGACTCCAGGGTGTAGCGCAGCTCGTCGGGGTCGGTGGCCGGGAGGCCGGCGCCGAGGCCGAGGTGGTAGAGCTGGATGTCCTTGTGGTCCCAGCCGATGTCCCCCTGGCGGGGGTCGGCGGCGAGGGCCTTGGCGGCATCGATCGGCATGAGGATGCTGCTCCCTGTCGTTGAAGAGCCGGGCCGTGGAAGACCTCGGTGCGGCCGTCCGCACCGTCGGCCGCACCGAGGTCGCATACGGGACCGGCTGGTTCTAGAACGCGTTCTAGGTCCGGCCGGTGAGGGAATGTATAACGCACGCCCCGACAGTTGTGAAGACTCACGGGGGGACTGTCGGGAAGCCTCCTGACTCCATGTCAGATAGGCTTTCCCGGTGGACGAAATGCCCGTGGAACACCGTCCGGCCCGCGCGCTGCGCGTCCTGCTGGATCCCCCGAACCCGGCCCTGGCGCTCCAGCTCGGCCTCCAGCCGGACATCGAGGTCGTACGGGACACGCTGGCGCGGCCCGCGGTGGCGCTGGTGGAGGAGGCCGGCGCCGTTCCCGGACTGCTGGCGGAGGATCCGGAGTGCCGGGTGCTGGTCCTGGCGGGTTCGGCCCGCCCGGGCCTGCTGCCCGCGGCCCTCGCGGCGGGCGCGGCGGGGCTG from Streptomyces sp. NBC_00190 harbors:
- a CDS encoding DNA-binding response regulator produces the protein MPVEHRPARALRVLLDPPNPALALQLGLQPDIEVVRDTLARPAVALVEEAGAVPGLLAEDPECRVLVLAGSARPGLLPAALAAGAAGLVLRDGPVEDLADAIRRASMGETVIDPALGAP
- a CDS encoding MaoC/PaaZ C-terminal domain-containing protein, which gives rise to MPIDAAKALAADPRQGDIGWDHKDIQLYHLGLGAGLPATDPDELRYTLESKLHVLPSFATVAGAGMAMLGGLAAPGIDVNLAAVLHGGHSIELHRPIPVKGRATSSSKVAAVYDKGKAAVIVLRSEVADADGPLWTSDAQIFVRGEGGFGGERGPSAREELPGRAPDRVEDRTIREEQALLYRLSGDWNPLHADPEFAKTAGFDKPILHGLCSYGMTLKAVVDTALGGDVSRVRAYRTRFAGIVFPGETLRIRMWQEPGRVLVSVTAVERDDAPVLADTVVEHA